In the Dioscorea cayenensis subsp. rotundata cultivar TDr96_F1 chromosome 12, TDr96_F1_v2_PseudoChromosome.rev07_lg8_w22 25.fasta, whole genome shotgun sequence genome, one interval contains:
- the LOC120273136 gene encoding uncharacterized protein LOC120273136 produces the protein MEKDEVDETRLSLSLSSPGGVDVAGSGLNVVDGNKKKWETKIKDVDFFRIMREDTFLASMNADVETYLSQHPSAGALSIVQSSQTLDGSTLKCAAPDCQWCVHASKDENVDTFCVKTIQATHSCCGGTGTTTYPKASKKWDHAVRQTYKRAWMGNEVTRAAIHGNKVSSYGLFLWYMNKVSEMNPDNFIIIENDGEQFKSAFFSFWACLLRFKQGCRPLLFVDETHLLGKYGGILLGEIDKDGNEGIFHVAFVVVDNEIDDNWAWFLANLGKVLYGEDDYEEVITFISDRSKGLIKVVMRVFTTSPHSYCLRHLEDNFIKANDRLGKSLKEQCWVVIMKITYAYISKEFNDEVSEFAAILANVHDWLLTQAQH, from the exons atggagaaagacgAGGTAGATGAGACTAGGTTATCTCTTTCGTTGAGTTCGCCGGGTGGTGTAGATGTCGCTGGCTCCGGCCTTAATGTTGTCGATGGCAACAAGAAGAAATGGGAAACGAAGATCAAGGATGTGGATTTCTTTAGGATTATGAGAGAG GACACCTTCTTAGCAAGCATGAACGCTGATGTTGAGACATATTTGTCCCAACATCCTTCCGCGGGGGCTCTCAGTATTGTTCAGTCTTCACAAACACTTGATGGATCGACCTTAAAA TGTGCTGCTCCAGATTGCCAATGGTGTGTGCATGCATCcaaagatgaaaatgttgacACCTTCTGTGTGAAGACAATTCAAGCAACGCATAGTTGCTGTGGAGGCACTGGTACAACGACATACCCTAAAGCAAGTAAAAAATGG GATCATGCTGTTCGCCAAACATATAAGCGTGCTTGGATGGGGAATGAGGTTACACGGGCTGCCATTCATGGTAACAAGGTTAGTAGCTATGGTTTGTTTCTCTGGTATATGAACAAAGTGTCGGAGATGAATCCTGACAATTTTATAATCATTGAGAATGACGGTGAGCAATTTAAAAgtgctttcttctctttttgggCTTGTTTGTTGCGGTTCAAGCAGGGCTGCAGACCATTGCTTTTTGTTGACGAAACTCATTTGCTTGGCAAGTATGGCGGAATTTTGTTAGGGGAAATAGACAAAGATGGCAATGAGGGTATCTTCCATGTAGcatttgttgttgttgacaACGAAATAGATGATAATTGGGCTTGGTTTCTTGCTAATCTTGGGAAGGTATTGTACGGTGAAGATGATTATGAGGAAGTTATTACATTCATCTCAGATCGGTCCAAGGGTCTTATCAAAGTAGTTATGCGCGTGTTCACTACATCGCCGCATAGTTATTGTCTGCGCCATTTGGAGGACAACTTCATAAAGGCTAACGACAGGCTCGGGAAATCATTAAAAGAACAGTGTTGGGTAGTAATCATGAAAATTACGTACGCATACATATCAAAAGAGTTTAACGATGAAGTTAGTGAATTTGCAGCTATATTGGCCAATGTACATGATTGGTTGTTAACACAAGCTCAACATTGA